The following coding sequences are from one Oncorhynchus kisutch isolate 150728-3 unplaced genomic scaffold, Okis_V2 scaffold3955, whole genome shotgun sequence window:
- the LOC116372472 gene encoding histone H2A produces MSGRGKTGGKARAKAKTRSSRAGLQFPVGRVHRLLRKGNYAERVGAGAPVYLAAVLEYLTAEILELAGNAARDNKKTRIIPRHLQLAVRNDEELNKLLGGVTIAQGGVLPNIQAVLLPKKTEKAVKAK; encoded by the coding sequence atgagcggaagaggcaaaaccggaggcaaggccagggcgaaggcaaagacacgttcatcccgtgccgggctccagttccccgtgggccgtgtgcacaggctgctgcgcaaaggcaactacgccgagcgtgtgggcgctggcgcaccagtctacctggccgcagtgctcgagtacctgactgctgagatcctggagttggccggaaacgctgcccgtgacaacaagaagactcgtatcatcccccgtcacctgcagctggcagtccgtaacgacgaggagctgaacaaactgcttggcggcgtgaccatcgctcagggtggtgttctgcccaacatccaggcagtgctgctccccaagaagactgagaaggccgtcaaagccaagtaa